Proteins encoded together in one Thermoplasmatales archaeon BRNA1 window:
- a CDS encoding MarR family, with protein MRDTDFFTSMSDRNTAALILALYEADRPLIMKDLQDITNHTQTLRQRIDSMEKDGIVDVEIVSSVHKQVRISLTEKGTEIALLVSMANTIIPGDISEKSINMRYADPILRLLRGKEYVVQKDIKDVVRSYDSTTKVLAKMEKEGLVTRTVSSESYREIRYSLTPMGKQVADAFETIFRKIRN; from the coding sequence ATGAGGGACACGGACTTTTTCACGTCGATGAGCGACAGGAACACTGCCGCGCTGATCCTCGCTTTGTACGAAGCGGACAGGCCCCTCATAATGAAGGATCTCCAGGACATCACGAACCACACCCAGACACTCCGCCAGAGAATCGATTCTATGGAGAAGGACGGGATAGTTGATGTGGAGATCGTCAGCTCTGTCCACAAACAGGTAAGGATAAGTCTCACCGAGAAGGGGACGGAGATCGCACTGCTGGTCAGCATGGCTAACACGATCATCCCCGGAGACATCTCCGAGAAGAGCATCAACATGAGGTACGCGGACCCGATCTTGAGATTACTCCGCGGGAAGGAGTACGTCGTCCAGAAGGACATCAAGGACGTGGTCCGGTCGTACGACAGCACGACGAAGGTGCTGGCGAAGATGGAGAAGGAAGGTCTCGTAACCAGGACGGTGTCGTCGGAGAGCTACAGAGAGATCCGGTACTCGCTGACTCCGATGGGGAAACAGGTCGCGGATGCGTTTGAGACCATCTTCAGAAAGATAAGGAACTGA
- a CDS encoding Site-specific recombinase XerD — protein MKYLQSEGKTPGGMQRTRTNLNTFFTYAPTTEPSEQQFLTVKDGLEKHGYVWKLVNEILTTAGKMYKFLCRVNPWEDIRPRRDNRWHKVPDAPYPFGEDMDAFRRFLEEEPMNASVRSKQIYQAEKALRVLCYEKGIQTAYDIDTDCFEILGRYLSKSSLETRRCVMYSLGRFVKFRTGKDVLHKYQLQRELKNEFESTPQWEHMMDCVEKYVADCKERGFTEVSRSNLRTNLVTTIRRLFGYFGPLEPEEVTMHHFRQFKNLSTDLKDKTIKHGLGSLGRMLEFITGTNPSKDAKLVWTKQGIDRTWVFKEQWKDIFGSATMAEKVALVLCAGMGLRRNEVATLKLSDIVGDRMLIRGKGHGAGKIVEKEIPKSVMAVIQAYLPERDLLIRKFGDRYNGSLLIPPYYSNGQRTLNLYVGNLISEASARVGVKATCHTFRRFYCMNLLDNGFELDTVRRMMRHSSVEITLESYVYADPRKMKTATASVDDALFG, from the coding sequence ATGAAGTACCTCCAATCCGAGGGCAAGACTCCCGGAGGGATGCAGAGGACGAGAACGAACCTCAACACGTTCTTCACCTACGCACCCACCACGGAACCCTCGGAACAGCAGTTCCTGACTGTTAAGGATGGTTTGGAAAAACACGGATATGTCTGGAAACTCGTCAACGAGATCCTCACGACGGCAGGGAAGATGTACAAGTTCCTGTGCAGAGTTAATCCCTGGGAGGACATAAGACCCAGACGTGACAACAGATGGCACAAAGTACCCGATGCACCCTACCCGTTCGGAGAGGATATGGATGCGTTCAGAAGGTTCCTCGAAGAGGAACCGATGAACGCATCTGTGAGGAGCAAACAGATCTATCAGGCGGAGAAGGCACTGAGGGTCCTGTGCTACGAGAAAGGGATTCAAACAGCCTATGACATAGACACGGACTGTTTCGAAATCCTCGGCAGATATCTCTCCAAGTCCTCGCTGGAGACCAGAAGATGCGTGATGTATTCCCTCGGCAGATTCGTCAAGTTCCGCACAGGGAAGGACGTCCTCCACAAATACCAGCTCCAGAGGGAACTGAAGAACGAATTCGAATCCACCCCTCAATGGGAGCACATGATGGATTGTGTGGAGAAGTATGTCGCTGACTGCAAGGAAAGGGGATTCACGGAGGTCTCCAGAAGTAACCTCCGCACCAACCTCGTCACCACCATCCGCAGGCTGTTCGGATACTTCGGCCCTCTCGAACCGGAAGAGGTCACGATGCACCACTTCCGTCAGTTCAAGAACCTCAGCACCGACCTCAAGGACAAGACCATCAAGCACGGCCTGGGGAGTCTCGGGAGAATGCTGGAATTCATCACGGGCACCAATCCCTCGAAGGATGCCAAGCTCGTCTGGACCAAACAGGGTATCGACCGCACCTGGGTGTTCAAGGAACAGTGGAAGGACATATTCGGTTCCGCGACCATGGCTGAGAAGGTCGCGCTGGTCCTCTGTGCGGGAATGGGTCTGAGGAGGAACGAAGTTGCCACTCTGAAACTCTCCGACATAGTCGGGGACAGGATGCTTATCCGCGGAAAGGGACACGGAGCGGGGAAGATCGTGGAGAAAGAGATTCCCAAGTCGGTCATGGCCGTGATACAGGCATACCTCCCCGAGAGGGACCTGCTGATAAGGAAGTTCGGCGACAGGTACAACGGTTCGCTGCTTATCCCGCCCTACTACTCCAACGGTCAGCGCACTCTCAACCTCTATGTCGGGAACCTCATATCGGAAGCATCCGCGAGGGTAGGGGTCAAGGCGACCTGCCACACATTCCGCAGGTTCTACTGCATGAACCTGCTCGATAACGGTTTCGAGCTCGACACGGTCCGCAGGATGATGCGCCATTCCTCGGTGGAGATCACTCTGGAAAGCTACGTCTACGCTGATCCGAGGAAGATGAAGACGGCTACAGCGTCGGTCGACGATGCCCTGTTCGGGTAA